In Streptomyces sp. NBC_00414, a single window of DNA contains:
- a CDS encoding DinB family protein, producing the protein MSATTTPRPALDAERTDLLAELATARSALITTTRDLGDEQAAKSPTVSALCLGGLVKHVAAIEESWLRFVTEGPSAMSYALPDGVTWADFAAGTAREFPQWAIDHQNNFRMLPGETLAGILERYEQVAARTEEVVAGLSDLSVTHPLPEAPWNEPGAVHSARRVLMHVIAETAQHAGHADILRESLDGQKST; encoded by the coding sequence ATGAGCGCCACGACCACTCCCCGCCCCGCTCTCGACGCGGAGCGGACCGATCTGCTCGCCGAGCTCGCGACGGCCCGGTCGGCCCTGATCACCACGACCCGCGACCTCGGTGACGAGCAGGCAGCCAAGAGCCCGACGGTCAGCGCGCTCTGTCTGGGCGGGCTGGTCAAGCATGTCGCGGCCATCGAGGAGAGCTGGCTGCGCTTCGTGACCGAGGGCCCGTCGGCGATGAGCTACGCCCTGCCGGACGGTGTCACCTGGGCCGACTTCGCGGCCGGTACCGCACGCGAGTTCCCGCAGTGGGCGATCGACCACCAGAACAACTTCCGGATGCTGCCCGGCGAGACGCTGGCGGGAATCCTCGAACGGTACGAGCAGGTCGCCGCCCGGACCGAGGAGGTCGTCGCCGGCCTGTCCGACCTGTCGGTGACGCATCCGCTGCCCGAGGCGCCCTGGAACGAGCCGGGGGCGGTGCACAGCGCCCGCCGCGTGCTGATGCACGTCATCGCCGAGACCGCCCAGCACGCCGGGCACGCGGACATCCTGCGCGAGTCGCTCGACGGCCAGAAGTCGACCTGA
- a CDS encoding winged helix DNA-binding domain-containing protein — translation MSTTTVLDTRALNRATLARQLLLDRADVPVLDAVAHLGGLQAQEPQEPFAGLWSRLRAFGPAALSDLLTGRQVVRTHLMRRTVHLVTADDALAWRGRHTAMLCQRVLGTYRRELAGVDLDELAAAGRAVMADGEPRSMTELARALGERWPDPGPRALGEMLIAALVPMAQIPPRGLWRTRAGVRNVMLSAWLGREVDPPDRDGTDPVGQALVRRYLAAFGPAASADLRAWCGLAGLPAAVTAVRGELIAFRDERGRELLDLPGAPRPDPGTPAPVRFLPAFDNAILGYHDRGRIIDDAHRGLSVAGERVVLVDGRVAATWTVGKDDTVTVTPLHSLSRTDRTAVADEGEALAAFLSDGDSDRFRITAAAR, via the coding sequence GTGAGCACCACGACCGTTCTCGACACCCGGGCGCTCAACCGCGCGACGCTGGCCCGGCAGTTGCTGCTCGACCGCGCCGACGTTCCGGTCCTCGACGCCGTCGCGCACCTCGGCGGTCTGCAGGCACAGGAGCCGCAGGAGCCGTTCGCCGGGCTCTGGTCCAGGCTGCGCGCGTTCGGACCGGCGGCGCTCTCGGACCTGCTGACCGGGCGGCAGGTGGTGCGGACCCATCTCATGCGCCGCACGGTCCACCTCGTCACCGCCGACGACGCGCTGGCCTGGCGGGGCCGCCACACGGCCATGCTGTGTCAACGAGTGCTCGGGACCTACCGCCGCGAGCTGGCCGGGGTGGACCTCGACGAGCTCGCGGCGGCGGGCCGGGCCGTCATGGCCGACGGCGAGCCCCGCTCCATGACCGAACTGGCGCGGGCCCTCGGCGAACGCTGGCCGGACCCGGGGCCGAGGGCACTCGGCGAGATGCTGATCGCCGCACTCGTCCCGATGGCGCAGATCCCGCCGCGCGGACTCTGGCGTACGAGAGCGGGGGTACGCAATGTCATGCTCTCCGCCTGGCTGGGGCGCGAGGTCGATCCGCCGGACCGCGACGGCACCGATCCCGTGGGCCAGGCACTGGTCCGACGCTATCTGGCCGCGTTCGGCCCCGCCGCCTCGGCCGATCTGCGCGCCTGGTGCGGCCTCGCGGGCCTGCCCGCCGCTGTCACCGCCGTTCGCGGGGAACTGATCGCGTTCCGTGACGAGCGGGGCCGGGAGCTGCTGGACCTGCCGGGCGCGCCGCGCCCCGACCCCGGCACGCCCGCCCCGGTGCGGTTCCTGCCGGCGTTCGACAACGCGATCCTCGGCTACCACGACCGCGGCCGGATCATCGACGACGCGCACCGCGGTCTGTCGGTCGCCGGGGAGCGCGTGGTCCTGGTCGACGGCCGGGTCGCCGCGACCTGGACCGTGGGCAAGGACGACACCGTGACGGTCACCCCTTTGCACAGCCTCTCCCGAACCGACCGCACCGCCGTCGCCGACGAGGGCGAGGCACTGGCCGCGTTCCTCTCCGACGGCGACAGCGACCGCTTCCGGATCACGGCGGCCGCCCGCTGA